A portion of the Pseudomonas sp. GR 6-02 genome contains these proteins:
- a CDS encoding dermonecrotic toxin domain-containing protein, with translation MPIPASPPATADMTDIIAHAVSARFSSRPTLRSETARLLKDGVLEKYPQLDFDPERTKIAQPIPNGAWRLTLLLDLVLDYLASGTPVAFSERFGRACFLTNRAPAQLTVGKTTSRLPDLQVIAGVILELPDLLHIGLQESLTLYWNQKDEAGVSRWQWLGNLLAGVLQTSATRLSKSNPVQAGILAELASHPDNLQRLQQSWSKGPIQACTLQTTLTNGDVSITLQASELLVTCGETHLLCSVTGKIEPFSSLEAFGLAWGARFQRAYKADVITWKRFEPDGNIFDIQAALLLNRQLEDLAALKLPASQGLGELAKHVDAITEVATLFIDSQPDEAVFQPIQASIPRWLQAATPTDRMAYRKHVLAMASVKQQTQGRTFNDGIDDLRTFARKALHKQMQEDYPLAPGYNSDELELTFHVPVGDLGSGYIETVKMTLTELAINNLATKPKGRMTVRHTGDQLIQQWTTDAYLLDLVSRVNVGQHYPELIETLLLGETDDARERERLFALELSVHLPLLALEHSIKGEHGFTHLGYRYVDALMNRTAAERVVNEQAVVIRPLAFQRKDGADCDVAANMFIIEPKDLQASAPHILYRPLYTPSLQQYAARSDLLKAVAQQGALQTSVLTWLPDRARPVYDNNGFNEPHINHFHIGDEFSPPDKPKPAILAGDEAAAQWLSAVEEGRLPASLFASNARALADLADRQSVSNAESRWAIILEGGWLVFNNLVLPLLRGPAMLVGWMLQITHSLINDLPALDSDDPTTRNLAWIDVLLNIGLLLLHVARTQGERPALAPERMGEDAPVTLDPLRRLLPLDLLHPETTITQETPGLPSEPPGSGNTLLDFNLSTARDSTSARLFNKLQAVKVAWPASLPEPVATGPFKGLYRIDNKWHVTVAGLLFRVSVVPGFGEAYLVHPEHPDHPGIKLKTDGYGRWTLDQGLKLLGGGRNARRDALRESKQQRISLLELNHQEFLQQQTQVQKRVDIAEKLMELKTNDPASSEQDRTTFRQRFADELDKQSETYVTALAEIREKSALSKSDPDPNLQRNLLENLINNARKRVVIADREREATNRTYADLTRGIEHLREAIKDKGNVVLDRYFEFMRRTSEVNETMIRFYEETESRLAELKHLSRLGLEDWKRLTDNRSENELTALRVKSYQLSILRILSLKELGSATMAPLERALDPLMLLSRSHSELQTSRTYNNSDRIAVLDNLVDHYRKALDGLESIGIFNAEELQPAAFNRLREIIGELRLDAERRLADDLQNLPQPSVSEPGPSSPGASKPPIQRPSSWASRKRVIKTAKGTLIGDIRPRVANQGGDIVDINGPLEDAPLASFHEHEPNVWVEMIEVRQPAPKASAHSYAQLKGDARKAIANVDKQVRKIEGYAQRASSPKEIEEQLQREAQKLTGYAEGLEHHEAPSPNREQDASLIRDLRDHARALDSKASELRIRMTLAQPPSSEGVEFLLRCKEVYPRMIGNRVQLKTGRKDFMQEYVLLNKDDQPWGYAHFHYERFDDAKTQYTQAHLKTREQRFETYESAMAKATDPKQKIDIHRGIISKELANSAFLTLQPR, from the coding sequence ATGCCGATACCTGCATCCCCCCCTGCCACGGCGGACATGACCGATATAATCGCGCACGCCGTCAGCGCCCGCTTCAGCTCCCGCCCCACCCTGCGCTCGGAAACCGCTCGCCTGCTCAAGGACGGCGTACTGGAAAAGTACCCGCAACTGGACTTCGACCCTGAGCGAACCAAAATCGCGCAGCCGATTCCCAACGGGGCCTGGCGCCTCACGTTACTGCTGGACCTGGTACTGGATTATCTGGCCAGCGGCACACCTGTCGCTTTCAGCGAGCGGTTCGGTCGTGCCTGCTTTCTGACCAACCGTGCGCCCGCGCAACTGACTGTCGGCAAAACCACATCACGCCTGCCTGATCTCCAGGTGATTGCGGGGGTCATCCTTGAGCTGCCCGACTTGCTGCACATCGGGCTCCAGGAATCGCTGACCCTTTACTGGAACCAAAAGGACGAGGCCGGCGTCAGCCGCTGGCAATGGCTGGGAAACTTGCTGGCCGGCGTCCTGCAGACATCCGCGACCCGCCTGTCGAAAAGCAACCCGGTGCAGGCCGGGATTCTCGCGGAGCTGGCCAGCCACCCGGACAACCTGCAGCGTCTCCAGCAATCCTGGTCAAAAGGCCCCATACAAGCCTGCACCCTGCAAACCACCCTGACCAACGGTGACGTCTCCATTACGCTGCAGGCCTCCGAGCTCCTGGTGACTTGTGGTGAAACCCATTTGTTGTGCAGCGTGACCGGCAAAATCGAGCCCTTCTCTTCCCTGGAAGCTTTCGGCCTGGCTTGGGGCGCACGGTTTCAGCGGGCATACAAAGCCGATGTCATCACCTGGAAGCGGTTTGAGCCGGACGGCAACATCTTTGACATTCAGGCTGCCCTGCTCCTGAACCGGCAACTGGAAGATCTGGCTGCGCTCAAACTGCCCGCCAGCCAGGGCCTGGGCGAGTTGGCGAAACACGTTGATGCGATCACCGAAGTCGCCACGCTGTTCATCGACAGCCAACCGGACGAGGCCGTTTTTCAACCGATACAGGCGTCGATTCCCAGGTGGTTGCAAGCGGCGACACCCACTGACCGCATGGCCTATCGCAAGCACGTCCTGGCCATGGCCAGCGTCAAGCAACAGACCCAGGGGCGCACCTTCAACGATGGCATCGACGACCTTCGTACGTTTGCCCGAAAAGCCTTGCACAAGCAGATGCAGGAAGATTATCCGCTGGCGCCCGGTTATAACTCCGACGAGCTGGAACTGACTTTTCATGTACCCGTCGGTGACCTCGGCAGCGGCTACATCGAAACCGTCAAAATGACCCTGACCGAGCTGGCGATCAACAATCTCGCCACAAAACCCAAGGGCCGCATGACTGTCCGTCACACCGGAGACCAACTGATTCAGCAGTGGACTACCGACGCCTATCTGCTGGACCTGGTGAGCCGGGTCAATGTCGGCCAGCACTATCCCGAACTGATCGAAACCTTGCTGCTCGGCGAGACCGACGACGCACGGGAGCGGGAACGATTGTTCGCGCTGGAACTGTCGGTTCATCTCCCCCTGCTGGCCCTCGAACATTCGATCAAGGGTGAGCACGGGTTCACCCATCTGGGGTATCGCTATGTCGATGCGTTGATGAATCGCACCGCCGCCGAACGGGTCGTCAACGAACAAGCCGTGGTCATCCGGCCTCTGGCGTTCCAACGCAAGGACGGCGCCGACTGTGATGTGGCCGCCAACATGTTCATCATCGAGCCCAAAGACTTGCAGGCCAGTGCTCCGCATATCCTCTATCGCCCGTTGTACACCCCGTCACTGCAGCAATACGCCGCACGCAGCGACTTGCTCAAAGCGGTCGCGCAACAGGGCGCGCTGCAAACCAGCGTGCTGACCTGGCTCCCGGACCGCGCACGTCCGGTTTACGACAACAACGGTTTCAACGAACCGCATATCAACCACTTTCACATCGGCGACGAGTTCTCGCCGCCAGACAAGCCGAAACCGGCGATTCTGGCAGGCGACGAAGCTGCGGCCCAGTGGCTCAGTGCAGTGGAGGAAGGTCGATTGCCGGCCAGCCTGTTCGCCAGCAACGCCCGGGCGCTGGCCGATCTGGCTGACAGGCAATCGGTGTCCAATGCCGAAAGCCGTTGGGCGATCATCCTTGAGGGTGGCTGGCTGGTCTTTAACAACCTGGTACTGCCGCTGTTGCGCGGCCCGGCAATGCTGGTGGGCTGGATGCTGCAAATCACCCATAGCCTGATCAACGACCTGCCCGCACTGGACAGTGATGACCCAACTACCCGGAATCTGGCCTGGATCGATGTGCTCTTGAACATCGGCCTGCTCCTTTTGCATGTCGCACGAACTCAAGGTGAACGGCCTGCACTCGCGCCAGAGCGCATGGGCGAAGACGCTCCGGTGACCCTCGATCCGCTGCGCCGTCTGTTGCCACTGGACTTGCTGCATCCCGAGACAACCATCACTCAAGAAACACCCGGACTGCCCTCCGAACCGCCGGGCAGTGGCAATACGTTGCTGGATTTCAACCTGTCGACCGCTCGGGACTCGACCTCGGCGCGGCTGTTCAACAAGCTGCAGGCGGTCAAGGTTGCATGGCCCGCGTCTCTGCCAGAGCCTGTTGCAACCGGTCCGTTCAAGGGGCTGTACCGGATCGACAACAAATGGCACGTCACGGTCGCCGGCCTGCTGTTTCGCGTGAGTGTCGTGCCCGGTTTCGGTGAGGCCTACCTGGTGCATCCCGAGCATCCCGACCATCCGGGAATCAAGCTCAAAACCGATGGATACGGCCGGTGGACGCTGGATCAAGGGCTGAAACTGCTCGGCGGAGGACGTAACGCCAGGCGGGATGCCCTGCGCGAGAGCAAACAACAACGCATCAGCCTGCTGGAACTGAACCACCAGGAATTCTTGCAGCAACAGACGCAGGTGCAAAAACGCGTTGATATCGCGGAAAAGCTGATGGAGCTGAAAACAAACGACCCCGCCAGCAGCGAGCAGGATCGCACCACTTTTCGCCAACGGTTCGCAGACGAGCTGGACAAACAGAGCGAAACCTATGTCACGGCGCTTGCCGAAATCCGCGAAAAAAGCGCTCTGAGCAAATCCGATCCCGATCCAAACCTGCAGCGCAACTTGCTGGAGAATCTCATCAACAACGCGCGCAAACGTGTTGTCATCGCTGACCGGGAACGGGAAGCCACCAATCGAACTTACGCGGACTTGACCCGCGGTATCGAACACTTGCGCGAAGCAATCAAGGACAAGGGCAACGTCGTACTGGATCGATACTTCGAATTCATGCGCAGGACCTCCGAAGTCAACGAAACCATGATCAGGTTCTACGAAGAAACAGAGAGCCGACTTGCGGAGCTTAAACACCTGTCTCGCTTGGGCTTGGAGGACTGGAAACGGTTGACCGACAATCGCTCCGAGAATGAATTGACCGCTTTGCGAGTCAAATCCTACCAACTGAGCATCTTGCGTATTCTCAGCCTGAAGGAACTGGGTAGCGCCACCATGGCCCCACTCGAACGCGCACTCGATCCCCTGATGCTGCTGTCTCGCTCCCATTCCGAACTGCAAACTTCTCGCACTTATAACAATAGCGATCGGATCGCCGTTCTGGACAACCTGGTCGATCACTACCGCAAAGCACTGGATGGGCTTGAAAGTATCGGCATCTTCAATGCCGAAGAATTACAGCCGGCGGCCTTCAATCGCCTGCGAGAGATCATCGGTGAACTGCGCCTCGATGCCGAGCGACGTCTGGCCGATGACCTTCAAAATCTCCCGCAACCTTCGGTCTCCGAGCCCGGTCCGTCTTCACCCGGAGCCAGCAAGCCCCCGATCCAGCGCCCCTCTTCATGGGCCAGTCGCAAGCGGGTCATCAAAACCGCCAAGGGCACTCTGATCGGCGATATTCGCCCCCGCGTGGCTAACCAGGGCGGAGACATTGTTGATATCAACGGTCCACTCGAAGATGCACCACTGGCTTCGTTCCATGAACATGAACCGAATGTCTGGGTAGAAATGATCGAGGTCAGGCAGCCCGCACCCAAGGCCTCCGCGCACTCCTACGCACAGCTCAAAGGGGATGCCCGCAAGGCCATCGCCAATGTCGACAAGCAGGTAAGGAAAATCGAGGGTTACGCGCAACGCGCAAGCTCACCCAAGGAAATTGAAGAACAATTGCAACGCGAAGCACAAAAGCTGACCGGGTATGCCGAGGGTCTGGAACACCATGAGGCCCCCTCGCCAAACCGGGAACAAGATGCCTCGTTAATCCGCGATTTACGCGATCACGCGCGAGCCCTCGACAGTAAGGCATCGGAACTGCGCATCCGCATGACACTGGCCCAGCCCCCCAGCAGTGAGGGTGTGGAGTTTCTGTTACGGTGCAAGGAGGTTTACCCACGCATGATCGGTAATCGCGTACAACTGAAAACCGGACGTAAAGACTTCATGCAGGAGTACGTCCTGTTGAACAAAGACGATCAACCCTGGGGGTACGCGCATTTCCACTATGAGCGCTTCGATGATGCCAAGACGCAATATACCCAGGCCCATCTGAAAACCAGGGAACAACGCTTCGAAACCTACGAATCGGCGATGGCCAAGGCTACAGATCCGAAACAGAAAATCGATATCCACCGCGGGATCATCAGCAAGGAACTGGCCAACAGTGCATTCCTGACGCTACAACCACGCTGA
- a CDS encoding efflux RND transporter permease subunit, protein MTSLSTPHQDKATFLERLIFNNRPAVIVICLLVSIFLFWQATLIRPSTSFEKMIPLEHPFIEKMMEHRNDLANLGNTVRISVEATDGDIFSKEYMETLRQINDEVFYISGVDRSGLKSLWSPSVRWTEVTEEGFAGGEVIPQSYNGSQQSLDLLRNNVLKSGQVGRLVANDFKSSIVDIPLLESYPDPQDQGKLLALDYRKFSHELEDKIRNKFETQNPNVKIHIVGFAKKVGDLIDGLVMVVMFFGVAFVITLILLYWFTNCMRSTVAVLSTTLVAVVWQLGLMHFFGFGLDPYSMLVPFLIFAIGISHGVQKINGIALQSSEADNALTAARRTFRQLFLPGMIAILADAVGFITLLIIDIGVIRELAIGASIGVAVIVFTNLILLPVAISYVGISKRAVDRSKKDAHREHPFWRLLANFASPKVAPVSILLALIAFGGGLWYSQNLKIGDLDQGAPELRPDSRYNKDNSFIINNYSTSSDVLVVMVKTKPEGCSRYEAMAPIDELMWKMQNTEGVQSAISLVTVSKQMIKGMNEGNLKWETLSRNPDVLNNSIARADGLYNNNCSLAPVLVFLNDHKAETLDRAVHAVQDFAKDNNKEGLEFLLAAGNAGIEAATNEVIKRSELTILVLVYICVATMCMITFRSWAATLCIVLPLVLTSVLGNALMAFMGIGVKVATLPVVALGVGIGVDYGIYIYSRLESFLRAGLSLQEAYYQTLKSTGKAVLFTGLCLAIGVCTWIFSAIKFQADMGLMLTFMLLWNMFGALWLLPALARFLIKPEKLAGQKGNSLFAH, encoded by the coding sequence ATGACATCCTTAAGCACTCCTCATCAGGACAAGGCGACGTTTCTTGAGCGCCTGATCTTCAACAACCGCCCGGCGGTGATCGTCATCTGCCTGCTGGTCAGTATTTTCCTGTTCTGGCAGGCGACGCTGATCCGGCCGTCCACCAGTTTCGAAAAAATGATCCCGCTCGAGCATCCGTTCATTGAAAAGATGATGGAGCACCGCAACGATCTGGCGAACCTGGGCAACACCGTACGGATTTCCGTTGAAGCCACCGATGGCGACATCTTCTCCAAGGAGTACATGGAGACCCTGCGCCAGATCAACGACGAGGTGTTCTACATCTCCGGCGTCGACCGTTCCGGCCTCAAGTCGCTGTGGAGCCCGAGCGTGCGCTGGACCGAGGTGACGGAGGAGGGCTTCGCCGGTGGTGAAGTGATTCCCCAGAGCTATAACGGCTCCCAGCAGAGCCTCGACCTACTGCGCAACAACGTGCTCAAGTCCGGGCAAGTCGGGCGGCTGGTGGCCAACGACTTCAAGTCGAGCATCGTCGACATCCCGCTGCTGGAGTCCTACCCGGACCCGCAAGACCAGGGCAAGTTGCTGGCACTGGACTACCGCAAGTTCTCGCATGAACTTGAAGACAAGATCCGCAACAAGTTCGAAACCCAGAACCCTAACGTGAAGATCCACATTGTCGGGTTCGCCAAGAAAGTTGGCGACCTGATCGATGGGCTGGTCATGGTGGTGATGTTCTTCGGCGTTGCATTCGTCATCACCCTGATCCTGCTGTACTGGTTCACCAACTGCATGCGCAGCACCGTGGCAGTACTGAGTACGACGCTGGTGGCGGTGGTCTGGCAGCTCGGCTTGATGCACTTTTTCGGCTTCGGGCTGGATCCGTACTCGATGCTGGTGCCGTTCCTGATCTTCGCCATCGGGATTTCCCACGGCGTGCAGAAAATCAACGGTATCGCCTTGCAGTCCAGCGAGGCGGACAACGCACTGACTGCGGCGCGGCGAACATTCCGTCAGTTGTTCCTCCCGGGGATGATCGCGATCCTCGCGGATGCGGTGGGCTTTATCACGCTGTTGATCATCGACATCGGCGTGATTCGTGAACTGGCCATCGGCGCGTCCATCGGCGTGGCGGTGATCGTATTCACCAACCTGATCCTGCTGCCGGTAGCTATTTCCTACGTGGGTATCAGCAAACGCGCCGTCGACCGCAGCAAGAAAGACGCGCACCGCGAGCATCCCTTCTGGCGCCTGCTGGCGAACTTTGCCAGCCCGAAAGTCGCACCGGTCTCCATTCTCCTGGCGCTGATCGCCTTTGGCGGTGGCCTTTGGTACAGCCAGAACCTGAAAATCGGCGACCTCGACCAGGGTGCGCCGGAACTGCGTCCGGACTCGCGTTACAACAAGGACAACAGCTTCATCATCAACAACTATTCCACCAGTTCCGACGTGCTGGTGGTAATGGTCAAGACCAAGCCCGAAGGGTGCTCGCGCTATGAAGCCATGGCACCGATCGACGAGCTGATGTGGAAGATGCAGAACACCGAGGGCGTGCAGTCGGCGATCTCGCTGGTGACCGTGTCCAAGCAAATGATCAAGGGCATGAACGAGGGCAACCTGAAATGGGAAACCCTGTCGCGCAATCCGGACGTGCTGAACAACTCCATCGCCCGTGCCGATGGTCTGTACAACAACAATTGCTCTTTGGCGCCGGTGCTGGTGTTCCTCAACGATCACAAGGCCGAAACCCTGGATCGCGCGGTTCATGCGGTGCAGGACTTCGCCAAGGACAACAACAAGGAAGGCCTGGAATTCCTCCTCGCGGCCGGTAACGCCGGGATCGAGGCCGCCACCAACGAAGTGATCAAGCGTTCCGAACTGACGATTCTGGTGCTGGTGTACATCTGCGTTGCGACCATGTGCATGATCACCTTCCGTTCCTGGGCGGCGACCTTGTGCATCGTGCTGCCGCTGGTGCTGACCTCGGTGCTCGGCAACGCACTGATGGCGTTCATGGGCATCGGTGTGAAAGTGGCGACCTTGCCAGTGGTGGCACTCGGGGTGGGGATCGGCGTGGATTACGGGATCTACATCTACAGTCGCCTGGAAAGCTTCCTGCGTGCCGGCCTGTCGCTGCAAGAGGCGTACTACCAGACGCTGAAGTCCACCGGTAAAGCTGTGTTGTTCACCGGTCTGTGCCTGGCAATCGGCGTGTGCACCTGGATCTTCTCGGCGATCAAGTTCCAGGCCGACATGGGCCTGATGCTGACCTTCATGCTGCTCTGGAACATGTTTGGCGCGTTGTGGCTGCTGCCGGCGCTGGCGCGGTTCCTGATCAAGCCAGAGAAACTGGCGGGGCAGAAGGGCAACTCGCTGTTTGCTCACTAG
- a CDS encoding WD40/YVTN/BNR-like repeat-containing protein, whose protein sequence is MSEPVMGVSICRPPALRRFALLATALSLLGCAVLSAPVLAAAAPTTDVVYSIESAKASKGLMLDVVHAGKRLVAVGDRGHILYSDDQGATWTQAKVPTRQLLTAVFFVDDKHGWAVGHDAQILASEDGGVTWTKQFEDLRRESPLLDVWFKDVNSGYAVGAYGALLETTDGGKNWEDVSDRLANEDQYHLNAIAAVKDSGIFIVGEQGSMFRSADEGQTWEKLEGPYEGSLFGVIGTAQPATLLVYGLRGNLYRSTDFGTTWDQVELKAARGALEFGLSGATLLDDGSIVIVGNGGSVIRSSDDGETFSVFNRPDRISVSSVTAAGNGNLILAGQGGVRVTSPTGAENGTNGSSK, encoded by the coding sequence ATGAGTGAGCCTGTCATGGGTGTGAGTATTTGCCGCCCGCCGGCGTTACGCAGGTTCGCGTTGCTGGCTACAGCGCTCTCGCTGTTGGGTTGTGCCGTGTTGTCGGCTCCTGTGCTGGCCGCTGCCGCGCCGACCACCGACGTGGTTTATTCCATTGAATCCGCCAAGGCCAGCAAAGGCCTGATGCTCGATGTCGTGCATGCCGGCAAACGCCTGGTGGCGGTCGGCGATCGCGGGCACATTCTTTATTCCGATGACCAGGGCGCAACCTGGACCCAAGCCAAGGTGCCGACCCGGCAACTGCTGACAGCGGTATTTTTTGTCGATGACAAGCACGGTTGGGCCGTCGGCCATGACGCGCAGATCCTCGCCAGTGAAGACGGCGGTGTCACCTGGACCAAGCAATTCGAAGACCTGCGCCGCGAATCGCCGCTGCTCGACGTCTGGTTCAAGGACGTCAACAGCGGCTATGCCGTGGGCGCCTACGGTGCCTTGCTGGAAACCACCGACGGTGGCAAAAACTGGGAAGACGTCAGCGATCGCCTGGCCAACGAAGACCAGTACCACCTCAACGCCATAGCTGCAGTCAAGGATTCCGGCATTTTCATCGTCGGCGAGCAGGGCAGCATGTTCCGTTCCGCCGATGAAGGGCAGACCTGGGAAAAGCTTGAAGGCCCCTACGAGGGCTCGCTGTTCGGCGTCATCGGCACCGCGCAACCGGCCACGCTGCTGGTCTACGGCTTGAGGGGCAATCTCTATCGCTCCACGGATTTCGGCACCACGTGGGATCAGGTCGAACTCAAGGCTGCACGCGGTGCGCTGGAATTCGGCCTGTCCGGCGCCACATTGCTCGACGACGGTTCCATCGTGATCGTCGGCAATGGTGGCAGTGTCATTCGCAGCAGCGACGACGGCGAAACCTTCAGCGTGTTCAACCGTCCCGATCGCATTTCCGTCTCATCGGTCACGGCGGCGGGTAACGGTAATCTGATTCTGGCAGGCCAGGGCGGCGTGCGCGTCACCTCGCCAACGGGCGCAGAGAATGGCACAAACGGGTCGTCCAAATGA
- the pepN gene encoding aminopeptidase N — MRTEQPKMIYLKDYQAPEYLIDETHLTFELFEDHSLVHAQLVMRRNPERGPGLPPLVLDGQQLELLSVTLADQELSATDYQLTENHLTLHPTATSFTVDTSVRIHPETNTALEGLYKSGTMFCTQCEAEGFRKITYYLDRPDVMSTFTTTVVAEQHSYPVLLSNGNPIASGPGEDGRHWATWEDPFKKPAYLFALVAGDLWCVEDTFTTMTERSVALRIYVEPENIDKCQHAMNSLKKSMRWDEEVYGREYDLDIFMIVAVNDFNMGAMENKGLNIFNSSAVLARAETATDAAHQRVEAIVAHEYFHNWSGNRVTCRDWFQLSLKEGFTVFRDSEFSADMNSATVKRIQDVAYLRTHQFAEDAGPMAHAVRPDSFIEISNFYTLTVYEKGSEVVGMIHTLLGADGFRKGSDLYFERHDGQAVTCDDFIKAMEDANGVDLTQFKRWYSQAGTPRLAVSESYDATAKTYSLTFRQSCPETPDKVEKLPFVIPVELGLLDSKGAAIALRLSGEASAQGTSRVISVTEAEQTFTFVDIAEKPLPSLLRGFSAPVKLSFPYDRDQLMFLMQHDSDGFNRWDAGQQLSVQVLQELIAQQQKGEALVLDQRLVAALRTVLSDETLDQAMVAEMLSLPSEAYLTEISEVADVEAIHTAREFARKQLADTLFEALWLRYQANRDLSKKTPYVAEAEHFARRALQNIALSYLMLSDKPEVLAATLEQFDSCDNMTERLTALAVLVNSPFETQKAKALASFAEHFKDNPLVMDQWFSVQAGSVLPGGLARVKALMQHPAFNIKNPNKVRALVGAFAGQNLINFHAADGSGYRFLADLVIELNGFNPQIASRQLAPLTRWRKYDSARQALMKGELERILASGQLSSDVYEVVSKSLA; from the coding sequence ATGCGCACCGAACAACCGAAGATGATTTACCTGAAGGACTATCAGGCGCCCGAGTACCTGATCGACGAGACGCACCTGACCTTCGAGTTGTTCGAGGACCACAGCCTGGTCCATGCGCAACTGGTGATGCGCCGCAACCCTGAGCGTGGCCCGGGCCTGCCGCCATTGGTGCTCGACGGCCAGCAACTCGAGCTGCTGTCGGTGACCCTGGCCGACCAGGAGCTGAGCGCCACCGACTACCAACTGACCGAGAACCATCTGACCCTGCACCCGACCGCAACAAGCTTCACGGTCGACACCAGCGTCCGGATCCACCCGGAAACCAACACCGCCCTGGAAGGCCTGTACAAATCCGGCACGATGTTCTGCACCCAGTGCGAGGCCGAAGGTTTCCGCAAGATCACCTATTACCTCGACCGCCCGGACGTGATGAGCACGTTCACCACCACGGTGGTCGCCGAGCAGCACAGCTATCCGGTGCTGCTGTCCAACGGCAACCCGATTGCCTCCGGTCCCGGCGAAGACGGCCGCCACTGGGCGACCTGGGAAGACCCATTCAAGAAGCCTGCCTACCTGTTCGCGTTGGTGGCCGGTGACTTGTGGTGTGTCGAAGACACTTTCACCACCATGACCGAGCGCTCCGTGGCGCTGCGCATTTATGTCGAGCCAGAAAACATCGACAAGTGCCAGCACGCCATGAACAGCCTGAAGAAGTCCATGCGTTGGGACGAAGAAGTCTACGGTCGCGAGTACGACCTGGACATCTTCATGATCGTTGCGGTCAACGACTTCAACATGGGCGCCATGGAAAACAAGGGCCTCAACATCTTCAATTCCAGCGCCGTGCTGGCCCGCGCCGAAACCGCTACCGACGCCGCACACCAGCGGGTCGAAGCGATCGTCGCCCACGAATACTTCCACAACTGGTCGGGCAACCGCGTGACCTGCCGCGACTGGTTCCAGCTGTCGCTCAAGGAAGGCTTCACCGTGTTCCGCGATTCGGAGTTCTCTGCCGACATGAACTCGGCCACGGTCAAGCGCATCCAGGACGTGGCATACCTGCGCACCCACCAGTTCGCCGAAGACGCCGGCCCCATGGCTCACGCCGTACGCCCGGACAGCTTCATCGAGATTTCCAACTTCTACACCCTGACCGTGTACGAAAAGGGTTCGGAAGTGGTCGGCATGATCCACACCTTGCTCGGGGCCGATGGCTTCCGCAAAGGCAGCGACCTGTACTTCGAACGCCATGACGGCCAGGCCGTGACCTGCGACGACTTCATCAAGGCCATGGAAGATGCCAATGGCGTCGACCTGACCCAGTTCAAGCGCTGGTACAGCCAGGCCGGCACACCGCGTCTGGCGGTGAGCGAGTCCTACGACGCCACGGCGAAAACCTACAGCCTGACCTTCCGCCAGAGCTGCCCGGAAACCCCGGACAAGGTTGAGAAGCTGCCGTTCGTGATTCCGGTGGAGCTGGGTCTGCTTGATTCGAAAGGCGCGGCAATTGCATTGCGTCTGTCCGGTGAAGCCAGTGCTCAAGGCACTTCGCGGGTGATCTCGGTGACTGAAGCCGAGCAGACCTTCACCTTCGTCGACATTGCTGAAAAACCACTGCCGTCGTTGCTGCGCGGCTTCTCGGCGCCGGTGAAACTGAGCTTCCCGTACGACCGCGATCAACTGATGTTCCTGATGCAGCATGACAGCGACGGTTTCAACCGTTGGGATGCCGGCCAGCAGTTGTCGGTGCAGGTGCTGCAAGAGTTGATCGCCCAGCAGCAGAAGGGTGAAGCGCTGGTGCTGGATCAGCGTCTGGTTGCAGCCCTGCGTACCGTGCTGTCCGACGAGACGCTGGATCAGGCGATGGTCGCTGAAATGCTCTCGCTGCCAAGCGAGGCATACCTGACCGAAATCAGCGAAGTGGCTGATGTGGAAGCGATCCACACCGCTCGCGAATTTGCGCGCAAGCAACTGGCGGACACGCTGTTCGAAGCGCTGTGGCTGCGTTATCAGGCCAATCGCGATCTGTCGAAGAAGACTCCGTATGTGGCCGAGGCCGAGCACTTCGCCCGCCGCGCACTGCAGAACATTGCGTTGTCCTACCTGATGCTCAGCGACAAGCCAGAAGTATTGGCGGCAACCCTTGAGCAGTTCGACAGCTGCGACAACATGACCGAGCGCCTGACCGCGTTGGCCGTGTTGGTGAATTCGCCGTTCGAAACGCAGAAAGCCAAGGCACTGGCGAGCTTCGCCGAGCACTTCAAGGACAATCCGCTGGTCATGGATCAGTGGTTCAGCGTTCAGGCCGGCAGTGTATTGCCAGGCGGTCTGGCGCGGGTCAAAGCCTTGATGCAACACCCGGCGTTCAACATCAAGAACCCCAACAAGGTGCGCGCGCTGGTCGGCGCGTTTGCCGGACAGAACCTGATCAACTTCCACGCGGCGGATGGTTCCGGGTATCGGTTCCTGGCGGATCTGGTGATTGAGCTCAACGGCTTTAACCCGCAGATCGCTTCTCGCCAACTGGCGCCGCTGACCCGCTGGCGCAAGTACGACAGCGCCCGTCAGGCGTTGATGAAAGGCGAACTGGAGCGGATTCTCGCTTCGGGGCAGCTGTCCAGCGACGTGTACGAAGTGGTCAGCAAAAGCCTGGCTTGA